Proteins found in one uncultured Desulfuromonas sp. genomic segment:
- a CDS encoding YbjQ family protein, which yields MILTNVGTVPGKTIVEHFGIVQGSTVRAKHVGRDLMAGLKNLVGGELKGYTELLQDAREEATQRMAEQAQQMGGNAVVNIRFATSSVAQGAAELFAYGTAVRVE from the coding sequence ATGATCTTAACTAACGTCGGTACGGTGCCGGGAAAAACTATTGTCGAACATTTCGGCATCGTGCAAGGCAGTACGGTCCGCGCCAAGCATGTCGGCCGCGACCTGATGGCCGGATTGAAAAATCTGGTCGGCGGCGAGCTGAAAGGCTATACGGAGCTGCTGCAGGATGCGCGTGAAGAAGCCACGCAACGGATGGCGGAACAGGCGCAGCAAATGGGCGGCAACGCCGTGGTCAATATTCGCTTTGCCACTTCGTCGGTCGCTCAAGGGGCGGCGGAGCTGTTTGCTTACGGAACGGCCGTGCGCGTCGAATAG
- a CDS encoding VIT domain-containing protein, with translation MRSLLKKTLIPLIAITTCLFLSGTALAAGLLKPVGANDDAALAISAHRVDVTINNGFVRTEVDQVFTNGGASAIEGLYSFPLPHQASLSELSMWVGEREILGEVVEKERSRQIYEQQKAQGNQVALAEKNDFKSFDTRIGNIPPQADVRVRLVYYQPMSIDLNIGRYLYPLREGNTDEERLSFWSVDDRVSGPFHFHLQLKSAFPIKDVRLPGLENEAVVQYGGATHGDGEEASEQGSEQGNNQIVDVTIDRPAGASLNKDIVFLYRLDDTTPARIELIPYKADRNATGTMMLVVTPAADLQPITEGTDWTFVLDVSGSMDGHKIATLADGVSQTLGKLNSNDRFRIITFNQSAADLTRGFVTATPEAVGQWINRVKTIAAGGSTNLFAGLETACRRLDDDRTTSIVLVTDGVANVGRTEQREFLQLLTEYDVRLFTFVIGNSANRPLLDRLAKDSGGFAMQISDVDDIQGRLIQAKAKVLYEKMHDVRIEIDGEKVDGLTPATIGNLYLGQQLVLFGHYHGSGKVTITMKARISGEEKEWRCTAMLPEVATDNPELERLWALSRIDELMAEVRELGETEQLTSQIVDLGVHYSLVTDYTSMLVLNDDVYEQEGISRRNADRVAKERQAQQQRSQQPVRNYRVDNAPQQRSTDDASAPAQQTSTFNNRPSPGIGHGSGPVSLIAVPLVAWLNRRKRNR, from the coding sequence ATGAGATCATTACTGAAGAAAACCCTGATTCCATTGATTGCAATCACCACCTGTTTGTTTCTGTCCGGCACGGCACTGGCCGCCGGTCTGCTCAAGCCCGTCGGCGCCAACGACGATGCCGCTCTGGCTATCAGCGCCCATCGGGTCGATGTCACCATCAATAACGGCTTTGTCCGCACCGAAGTAGATCAGGTGTTCACCAACGGCGGTGCCAGCGCCATTGAGGGGCTCTACTCGTTTCCGTTGCCTCATCAGGCCAGCCTGTCCGAGCTGTCCATGTGGGTCGGTGAACGGGAAATTCTCGGCGAAGTGGTGGAAAAGGAACGTTCCCGCCAGATTTACGAGCAGCAGAAAGCCCAGGGCAACCAGGTGGCCCTGGCCGAAAAGAACGACTTCAAAAGCTTTGACACCCGCATCGGCAATATTCCGCCCCAGGCCGATGTGCGGGTGCGGCTGGTCTACTATCAGCCGATGTCAATTGACCTCAATATCGGCCGCTACCTTTATCCACTGCGCGAAGGCAATACCGACGAAGAGCGCCTGTCGTTCTGGTCGGTGGATGATCGCGTGTCCGGTCCGTTTCATTTCCATCTGCAACTGAAATCCGCTTTTCCCATCAAGGATGTGCGCCTGCCCGGTCTGGAAAACGAAGCTGTGGTGCAGTATGGCGGCGCGACACATGGTGACGGCGAGGAGGCAAGTGAACAGGGCAGCGAGCAAGGCAACAACCAAATTGTCGATGTCACCATCGACCGTCCCGCCGGAGCGAGCCTCAACAAGGATATCGTCTTTCTCTACCGTTTGGACGACACCACCCCGGCGCGCATCGAGTTGATCCCCTACAAAGCTGACCGCAATGCAACCGGCACCATGATGCTGGTGGTCACCCCGGCGGCGGATCTGCAGCCGATTACCGAAGGCACCGACTGGACCTTTGTTCTCGACGTGTCCGGCAGCATGGACGGCCACAAAATCGCCACCCTGGCCGACGGTGTCAGCCAGACGTTGGGCAAACTCAACAGCAACGACCGTTTCCGCATCATCACCTTTAATCAATCCGCCGCTGACCTGACCCGTGGTTTTGTCACCGCCACCCCGGAAGCCGTCGGCCAATGGATCAACCGTGTCAAAACCATCGCCGCCGGAGGCAGCACCAACCTGTTTGCCGGGTTGGAAACCGCCTGCCGTCGCCTGGACGACGACCGCACCACCTCCATTGTGTTGGTCACCGACGGTGTCGCCAATGTTGGTCGCACCGAACAGCGCGAGTTTTTGCAATTGCTCACCGAGTACGACGTGCGCCTGTTCACCTTTGTTATCGGCAACAGCGCCAATCGACCGCTGCTCGACCGTCTTGCCAAAGACTCCGGTGGCTTTGCCATGCAGATTTCCGATGTTGATGACATCCAGGGTCGGTTGATTCAGGCCAAAGCGAAAGTGCTCTACGAAAAGATGCATGATGTGCGGATTGAGATTGACGGTGAAAAGGTCGACGGCCTGACTCCGGCCACCATCGGCAACCTCTATCTCGGTCAGCAACTGGTGCTGTTCGGTCACTACCACGGCTCCGGCAAGGTGACGATCACAATGAAAGCGCGCATCTCCGGCGAAGAGAAAGAATGGCGCTGCACGGCCATGTTGCCCGAGGTGGCCACGGACAACCCGGAACTGGAGCGGTTATGGGCGCTGTCCCGCATTGACGAGCTGATGGCCGAGGTCCGCGAGCTGGGCGAAACGGAACAGCTCACCAGCCAGATTGTTGACCTCGGCGTCCATTACTCCCTGGTCACCGACTACACCTCGATGCTGGTGCTTAACGACGATGTGTACGAGCAAGAAGGGATCAGCCGTCGCAATGCCGACCGCGTGGCCAAGGAACGCCAGGCGCAACAGCAACGTAGTCAGCAACCGGTGCGCAATTACCGCGTCGATAACGCGCCGCAACAGCGCTCAACCGATGATGCCTCGGCTCCGGCTCAACAGACCAGTACCTTCAACAACCGTCCGTCACCCGGTATCGGCCACGGTTCCGGCCCGGTGAGCCTGATCGCCGTGCCACTGGTGGCCTGGCTCAACCGCCGCAAACGTAACCGTTAA
- a CDS encoding phospholipase D family protein: MQRFLFFLFFLFVAASTVSANDLQDLLPPLLSAHPNQSGAYVLDKGEESLLARAWLVDHAAETIDVQYFIWSDDNIGTLATESLLRVAQRGVKVRVIVDDLLIQAPEDFLLALAAHPNISIRVYNPQHKTGVSTQQRLWNIFSNFRAANQRMHDKTFIVDQQVAITGGRNMADEYYDFDQSYNFRDRDILLLGPVAQTMTGSFDAFWNSDLAKPIESLLNAKLAPDAQRREAIYADLHAYAQNPENFAPEVKQALDDLPLKFRGLMDNLAWGEVQFISDEPGKNPGVNGLGGGGRTTSQLAAALARAQKSVTIQSPYLVMPDGGLELFAGLIKKGVKVRISTNSLLSTDNLQAFSGYSNQREDLLDAGIEVFEFQPYPRIQQQLMERYPKLKEKSPVFALHAKTLVIDGKQLFVGTFNLDPRSANLNTEVGVIIDNPHLAQQVELEIERDMAPGNSWNSAEDNPDRFAPWGKRLKMTFWKWMPMEDIL, from the coding sequence ATGCAGAGATTTCTTTTTTTTCTTTTTTTCCTTTTTGTTGCTGCTTCCACTGTATCCGCCAATGACCTCCAAGACCTGCTGCCACCATTACTGTCCGCCCATCCCAACCAGAGCGGCGCTTACGTCCTAGACAAAGGTGAAGAGTCCCTGCTGGCGCGCGCCTGGCTGGTGGATCATGCGGCGGAAACCATCGACGTGCAGTATTTCATCTGGAGCGATGACAATATCGGCACCCTGGCCACCGAGAGCCTGTTGCGGGTGGCGCAGCGTGGTGTGAAGGTGCGGGTGATTGTCGATGATCTTTTGATCCAAGCCCCAGAGGATTTTCTGCTGGCGCTGGCCGCGCATCCCAATATTTCCATTCGCGTCTATAATCCGCAGCACAAAACCGGCGTTTCGACCCAGCAGAGGCTGTGGAATATTTTCAGCAATTTCCGTGCGGCCAATCAGCGCATGCATGACAAGACGTTTATTGTCGATCAGCAGGTAGCCATCACCGGCGGGCGCAACATGGCTGATGAATATTATGATTTTGACCAGAGCTACAATTTTCGTGATCGCGACATTCTGTTGCTTGGTCCGGTGGCACAGACCATGACCGGCAGTTTTGACGCGTTCTGGAACAGTGATCTGGCCAAGCCGATTGAAAGCTTGCTTAATGCCAAGCTTGCCCCGGATGCACAACGGCGAGAAGCCATCTATGCCGATCTGCATGCTTACGCGCAAAACCCGGAAAATTTTGCCCCGGAAGTGAAACAGGCGTTGGACGATCTGCCGCTCAAGTTTCGCGGGTTGATGGATAATCTGGCGTGGGGTGAAGTGCAATTTATCAGTGATGAACCGGGCAAAAATCCCGGAGTCAACGGGCTGGGCGGCGGTGGCCGTACCACCAGTCAGCTGGCCGCAGCTCTGGCGCGGGCGCAGAAAAGCGTGACCATCCAGTCGCCCTATCTGGTAATGCCGGACGGTGGCCTGGAATTGTTTGCCGGGCTGATCAAAAAAGGGGTCAAGGTGCGCATCAGTACCAATTCTCTGCTGTCCACCGATAACCTGCAAGCGTTCAGCGGTTACAGCAATCAACGTGAAGATCTTCTTGATGCGGGTATTGAGGTGTTTGAGTTTCAGCCCTATCCGCGCATTCAACAGCAGTTGATGGAGCGCTATCCGAAGCTGAAAGAGAAGTCGCCGGTGTTTGCCCTGCACGCCAAAACCCTGGTGATCGACGGCAAACAGTTGTTTGTCGGCACCTTTAATCTCGATCCTCGTTCAGCCAATCTCAACACCGAAGTGGGCGTGATTATTGATAATCCGCATTTGGCTCAGCAAGTGGAGCTGGAGATCGAGCGTGACATGGCTCCCGGCAACAGCTGGAACAGCGCCGAGGATAACCCGGACCGCTTCGCGCCCTGGGGCAAACGGCTGAAAATGACGTTCTGGAAGTGGATGCCGATGGAAGATATTCTGTGA
- the dbpA gene encoding ATP-dependent RNA helicase DbpA, whose protein sequence is MSQTDFSTLKLQPALLKNLQSIGYAHMTPIQAQSLPHILAGRDVIGQGKTGSGKTAAFGLGLLQKLNVKRFRVQALVLCPTRELADQVAKEIRKLARTIHNIKVLTLCGGMPFGPQLGSLEHGAHIIVGTPGRIEEHVRKGALKLDNLTLLVLDEADRMLEMGFQEALDAIIDQTPQTRQTLLFSATFPRQIESIAGRVMKTPVMVQVETTHDSAVIAQHFYEVSDDMADRQQALRRLLRYYQPTSAVVFCNTKQDTRDVADDLREHGFSALALHGDLEQRERDQSLVRFSNGSASILVATDVAARGLDIEALDAVFNYHIARDTEVHVHRIGRTGRAGSHGIACSLYSAKEHFKVERLAKFLDQSLTGEPLPEPSDETQPVMQPAMATLQIDSGKRQKIRPGDILGALTGGDGIRGDDVGKITVFPNWAYVAVKREAAAAALKKLCNGKLKGRTIRARRIRG, encoded by the coding sequence GTGAGCCAAACCGATTTTTCTACGCTGAAATTGCAGCCTGCACTGCTTAAAAACCTCCAGTCCATCGGCTACGCGCACATGACGCCGATCCAGGCACAGAGCCTGCCACATATTCTGGCCGGGCGTGATGTCATAGGCCAAGGTAAAACCGGCTCGGGGAAAACCGCCGCCTTCGGACTGGGCCTGCTGCAAAAACTCAACGTCAAACGCTTTCGCGTGCAAGCGCTGGTATTGTGCCCAACACGGGAGTTGGCCGATCAGGTGGCTAAAGAGATTCGCAAGCTGGCGCGCACCATCCACAACATCAAAGTCCTCACGCTGTGCGGCGGCATGCCGTTTGGCCCGCAACTCGGCTCTTTGGAGCACGGCGCTCACATCATCGTCGGCACACCGGGACGCATTGAGGAGCACGTGCGCAAAGGGGCGCTGAAGCTGGACAACCTCACCCTGCTGGTATTGGATGAAGCGGACCGCATGTTGGAAATGGGCTTTCAGGAAGCGCTGGATGCCATCATCGACCAGACCCCGCAAACGCGTCAGACCCTGCTGTTCAGCGCAACGTTTCCGCGCCAGATTGAATCCATTGCAGGGCGGGTGATGAAAACGCCGGTGATGGTGCAGGTGGAAACCACCCACGACAGCGCGGTGATCGCGCAACATTTTTACGAAGTGAGTGATGACATGGCGGATCGTCAACAGGCGCTGCGCCGCTTGCTGCGTTATTACCAACCAACGTCTGCCGTGGTGTTTTGCAATACCAAGCAGGACACCCGCGATGTTGCTGACGACCTGCGCGAACACGGCTTCAGCGCCCTGGCACTGCATGGCGATCTGGAGCAACGCGAGCGGGATCAATCGCTGGTGCGATTCAGCAACGGCAGTGCCTCGATTCTCGTTGCCACCGATGTTGCTGCACGTGGCCTCGATATAGAGGCGTTGGATGCCGTGTTCAACTATCACATTGCCCGCGATACCGAGGTGCATGTCCACCGGATTGGCCGCACGGGTCGGGCAGGCAGTCACGGCATAGCCTGTTCGCTGTACAGTGCCAAAGAGCATTTCAAAGTGGAACGGCTGGCAAAGTTTCTCGATCAATCATTGACCGGTGAACCGCTGCCCGAGCCCTCTGATGAAACACAACCTGTCATGCAACCGGCCATGGCCACCTTGCAGATCGACAGTGGCAAGCGGCAGAAAATCAGGCCGGGCGATATCCTTGGCGCGCTGACCGGAGGCGATGGAATTCGCGGAGACGACGTCGGCAAAATCACTGTTTTCCCCAACTGGGCCTATGTTGCGGTCAAACGCGAGGCAGCAGCGGCCGCGTTAAAAAAACTCTGTAACGGCAAGTTGAAAGGACGCACCATCCGCGCCCGTCGCATTCGCGGTTAG
- a CDS encoding sigma 54-interacting transcriptional regulator produces MTTQYKLTNEERDFFLQVSEAAFSNPFSDARDGADRALAGISGSDRDRALQGATKAIRQRLSDLNSQGRANLALYDGADRQLLLTTILFDQYHAYLPQFDALIVEQIQAGEQPCAVPFSAEALARLHDYGCTVQQSRHYFAFFYQLRRGFFFINQLVGSSASMRTLRCRLWNTIFTHDTQRYEVTLWNRLEDFSTLLLGETGTGKGAAAAAIGRSGFIPFDEKSGRFAESFTRNFIAINLSQFPESLIESELFGHKKGAFTGAVDNHQGVFARCVPHGAIFLDEIGDVSVPVQIKLLQVLQERRFCPVGSHVAQSFRGRIIAATNRPLEELRRAGNFRDDFYYRLCSDVIEVPTLRKQLADDPDSLPGLLERLMVRIVGTEDGKLAETIHRQLLEDLPPNYSWPGNVRELEQAVRRLLLNGHYYGDPYTHTGSGDNLQTLADSGTMDAQQLLSRYCRQLYDRFGTYEEVARRTRLDRRTVKKYIQGD; encoded by the coding sequence ATGACGACTCAATACAAACTAACCAACGAAGAGCGAGATTTTTTCCTCCAGGTGAGCGAAGCAGCGTTCAGCAATCCGTTCAGCGATGCCCGCGACGGTGCCGACCGCGCCTTGGCCGGTATCAGCGGTAGCGATCGCGACCGGGCTTTGCAGGGCGCTACCAAGGCAATCCGACAACGGCTGAGCGATCTGAACAGCCAGGGTCGCGCCAATCTGGCGCTGTACGACGGTGCAGACCGCCAACTGCTGCTCACCACCATCCTGTTCGATCAGTACCATGCCTACCTCCCCCAGTTTGACGCCCTGATCGTGGAGCAAATTCAGGCCGGGGAGCAACCCTGCGCCGTGCCCTTTTCCGCCGAAGCCCTGGCCCGATTGCACGATTACGGTTGCACCGTCCAGCAGTCACGCCACTACTTCGCCTTTTTCTACCAGTTGCGGCGCGGCTTCTTTTTCATCAACCAGCTGGTCGGCAGCAGCGCGTCGATGCGTACCCTGCGCTGTCGGTTGTGGAACACGATTTTCACCCACGACACCCAGCGCTACGAAGTCACGCTGTGGAATCGCCTGGAGGATTTTTCCACCCTGCTGCTTGGCGAAACCGGCACCGGCAAAGGCGCGGCCGCCGCGGCCATCGGTCGCTCCGGGTTTATTCCGTTTGACGAAAAGAGCGGTCGCTTTGCCGAAAGCTTTACCCGCAACTTCATCGCCATCAACCTGTCGCAGTTTCCCGAAAGCCTCATCGAATCGGAACTGTTCGGCCACAAAAAAGGCGCCTTTACCGGCGCGGTGGACAACCACCAGGGCGTGTTCGCCCGCTGCGTGCCGCACGGTGCCATCTTTCTCGACGAGATCGGCGATGTCAGCGTGCCGGTACAGATCAAGCTGTTGCAGGTGCTGCAAGAGCGGCGCTTCTGCCCAGTGGGCAGCCATGTTGCCCAGAGTTTCCGTGGACGCATTATCGCCGCCACCAACCGCCCCCTCGAAGAGCTGCGCCGTGCCGGCAACTTCCGCGACGATTTCTATTATCGCCTGTGTTCCGATGTGATTGAAGTCCCGACCCTGCGCAAACAACTGGCCGATGATCCCGACTCGTTGCCAGGCTTGTTGGAGCGGCTGATGGTGCGCATTGTCGGCACGGAGGATGGCAAGCTGGCAGAAACCATTCACCGTCAACTGTTGGAAGATTTGCCGCCCAACTACAGCTGGCCGGGCAACGTGCGCGAGCTGGAACAGGCCGTGCGCCGCCTGCTGCTCAACGGCCACTATTATGGCGATCCTTACACCCACACCGGCAGCGGCGACAACCTGCAAACTCTGGCCGACAGCGGCACCATGGATGCCCAACAGCTGCTGTCACGCTACTGCCGCCAGCTTTATGACCGCTTCGGCACCTATGAAGAGGTGGCACGGCGTACCCGATTGGATCGCCGCACGGTGAAGAAATATATTCAAGGGGATTAG